CACGTCCCATACTTCGCTCCTGATTCAGTTAAGAGATGAAGCCAGACCTGGTAGGATCTGGTTAAATTCGTCCTACACTGTCCTTATCGCGTCATAGAAACGCGGATCGCCCGACAGAATCACCCCCATCTGTAGCGTCATCATGTTCAGACCATTGCAGTTCCTCAGCACGTACTGAACCAGCACTGCCGGATGGACAAGTGCCGTAAACGCTTTATAAAGCCTTCGAAAGTCAAAAAGGAGGGGCTGCATTCAGTCCCAGTAACCCCGCTCATAGTAATCATCGATATCGCTTTCGAGCTGACCCTTGATCACCCTCGTATCCTTCGTCTTGACCTTCACCTGCTCGATCTCGTGAACCATCAATGACTCGGGTACAAACTCAATTGCGGAATCAGGTTGCTCACCTACCCACGGCAAATGGCCGTATTCATCAACAACAGGCAGAAGCGGATCAGGCGATATAGCCTGCGAAAACAGCACAATGTTTTTGCCTCGTTCATGCTTGTTCTGCGCAGACGCAAAAATAACGGCATCAATGGGCGGGGAATGTTGAGTGGCAAGGTACTCAGCGATCACCTGAGTTTGTAGGTACTCATGGTCCTGACCAGGTACCACAGGGCGACTGATGATGCTGTGGAAACTCTTCAAAAACTGCCGCCGTTCAATTTTTCGGCGATAGTCCGGTTCAAAGTAACTTATGACTTTCCTGTCGTAGGCATCCTCCAGCGCTGTGAAGTCGAATACTCGTATTTCTTTGGTGAGTTTGAACTCGCCACTGATGACTTTCCCACCGACGGGTGGCCTGAGCTCAGCGATGCACGTTTCACGTTCAAAGGCACCATAGAACACTGGAACACCCGCAGGACTCATCCGCCCGGCAGGCGCTAACTCTTTCGGAGGCGCTGCTAACTGCTTAGTGGGATCAGCAAAAATGGCCGAACTACGGTCCTTCGGTGGCGTACAGTCTCGCGCACGAAAAATCGGCTTGCTCTCGGTGGGATTTAG
This DNA window, taken from Pseudomonas fluorescens NCIMB 11764, encodes the following:
- a CDS encoding RES family NAD+ phosphorylase; translated protein: MKTDKLLESICFECVGDHYLKQRIVGSGVKGKCLNCGEYRFSIELETLSDDIAEILLTNVAPGDLFDVWDIERDRMSYTERRGESLSYYVREILQIHEESNSVIDYVLGTLVSQSPGNEGFFDEGAYERRVWVPVDVEENWLDFRNGLMHKSRFFNHKAREFLEWLFEGIDDYQVWGSGPGVVRPLNPTESKPIFRARDCTPPKDRSSAIFADPTKQLAAPPKELAPAGRMSPAGVPVFYGAFERETCIAELRPPVGGKVISGEFKLTKEIRVFDFTALEDAYDRKVISYFEPDYRRKIERRQFLKSFHSIISRPVVPGQDHEYLQTQVIAEYLATQHSPPIDAVIFASAQNKHERGKNIVLFSQAISPDPLLPVVDEYGHLPWVGEQPDSAIEFVPESLMVHEIEQVKVKTKDTRVIKGQLESDIDDYYERGYWD